CTCTGCTGGTAGCTCTTGAAACAACTGCATCCGAGCGCCTTTGGCTAGAATGATGGAAGCCCCCATTGATCTGATGGCTTCCCCTTTACCTCAGTCCCTGAGACCTACCCGGAGATTTCCCAGATGCAGTTCCGCTCACTTGTACCGTAAACTGAGGTTAATACCATTGGCTAGGGCTAGGCCCTTGGTTCCATGGTACTTAAACTAGCCCTCCTAGACTGATGGATGCTAGGGGTTCAAACaatactttttgttgttttactaACATACcttttaatgattaaaatttaATCCATTGTTTatcatttgtttttgctttgtgaTCCAATCagagaatgttttgtttttaaattttttatatatttttttcaattggaattgacatttaatattatatttagcAAACAATACTTGCTTTGTGATTGAGTGGATTATGTTATTCCCTCAGTGAACTGAAAAGACTTCACCTCGTTTACACATGGTTCTGTTTAATATATTGCTACCAACTGCATGTGTACTTCTGTGATATTAAAACCTCTCAGAGGGATGCCCTGAAGAAAATAAGAGAACAGAAATCTTCTCAGGAGACAGAAATTTAATCAACATATCTAGTTGTTCTCTTTCTTGAGGTCAAATGTATATGCATTCCTTGGGAGTGGCAGGTGCCCGGAAGGCACATGGTGGAGGAAATGCTTGGGAAAGGATTATGTAGTATGGATTTCCAGGGTCAGCTTGAGCAGGAGGATAATTGTATCCAATGGGAAATCTCCCCAGAATGCTCTCACTTGCAAAGACTTTCATAATCAGATTGACAAGCTGGTCTGCTCTGAAATTCTGTCTCATTCTTCCAAGTGTGTTTCTTAATTGCTTTATAAACAAAGGGAATAATGGGACCGCAAGGGACATATGCAGGGACTTCTTGCCAGGCTCACCTGGTTACCACCACTGCTGAAGACCCCATTGGCCAGTGTCAGCGACCAACCTCAGCCCTGATCTATTACTGTACTCCAGGTATCCCACCAGCCAGGTGGTTGTAGGTGGGCCCCTGGCATTATGCTCTTTGTTCACACTGAAAATGACATATTCTAGATTTGGATTTTCTTTCCCTTGTCATCATCACTCCCAGCCCCACCATTCTTGAATAGTATATGTATCCCacaaaaaaaggaatatatttttcaaCTGAGGAAGTCACCTTACAATGATAATGATCATACAGAAAGTTGATGCCCATGGAATTTAGTGCCCTTAACATATGCTTCATCATCTAGAATAATCTGAACTTATAAGACATCAGTATGACCTATTGAAATTTTAGCACCATTTCAAGCTGGGAGAAATCTCTATTTGCCTGCAAAAACCATCTATTTCTACCGAAGCTAAAATTTCAGTTAATAACTTATATAAAGGTGAAGCTCTCACAATTGCACTTAATAATCCATATACAAAATGTTGCTTTTCAACAAGCTAGACTTCACTGCTACAGAGGTTTTAGACAGTTAGGGAGGACAAGATTTACTGATGTAACTTCTTATGTCACAAGCCCCAGTCAGCCTTTGTGCTAACCTCTCATGGCCCAAGTCCATATGCAGAATCCTGCAGAATGAAGAATCAGAATCTATGCCTGGTGTTGAGAGGTGGATGGACAAGGAGAAACAAAGTGCAGGACCTCCCAGAGCCCCCCTCCTTAAACCCTTTCCTCTGACCTGTACTTCTATTGAGCTCACTTCTTGTCAGACTTCCTTTTCCCAACTGGCATATGTAAGTTGCACATGATTAATTCAGTGCAAGTAGTAGGCATTTTTGGGTGCCAAATGGCTACAGTGGCTTTTTTTCTACAATAGGTCAATTGTTAGAGAGAACACCATCCCCTTTGCATAAACCTTAACTGTCTAAGGGGAACTGAGTTTGCCATCTTCACTGAAAGGGGAAGTAGAAGGGTTGTTGCATATAATCACAGTGCAGGGATGTACAAGTCGCCTCTGTTGGATAGAAATGAGACAGGTATGCAGGATGGAACCCAAGGAGTCTATTCAGATTTGCTTGTGAGGCTGGACATGGCTACAGGCTGTGTCAAATGGTCCAGAAGTCCTGCTGAGGGAGCTCAGTTGTTTCGGATTGTATTTTCAATCCAGGGTATGTAGTTAAAGATTCTGGTATAGATGCCAACATCAGCTCTCAAAACACATCCATCAGTAAAAGTGAGGATTCCTTGAAGTATCCCATTGCAGACTGCTGGGGCAGCTGTGACTTCCTgccaggaaaaagaaaactgggTTATCTTTCTGGCAAAAGGCACGGGAACAAAATGGGAACAGGAAGGTATTGAGAGTAGCTTACCTTGCAGGGCTGCCTTCTTCCTGGCACAATGCCCAAGCACAGCATACTTTTTGTGATGTCATAGCTTTTATAAGCATTGCGGCAATTAGTTTTGGAGATAACAGAGATGTTCACATTCTGCAATGAGTCAGGGTCCTTGGCTATAGGAAAGAGAGAAGTAAAACGTCCTCAGATATGAAaccttctcttctttccctcctcttcaacatatttcctcttctcccagcagaaagaaagagaggccaAATACTGAGAGAAATCAGAACTGAGGCAGCTAGGACAACAGGAAAGTATCAGATTAACTATTTCTCATGGTACAACTGTCTATCTCCTTACAAAATAGAATGAACTCCTGGAAGTTGATTTCTGCaatgaaatgaaacaaattactttaaaatttttctggaaaattaaatatttagagTGTCCTGtgaaattaagttttatttatttatctagctttcatattttttatttgtcccatattttacatttatcattgactcctttttaatttattaaaatatatttgacttgCAATGTTGTGCACATTTAAGGTgtacatgttgatttgatacagtTATGTAGTGTAATATGATTGCCATTGTAGCAATAGTTAGACTCAGTATCACGTCAcgtaattatatttttttttgtggtgggaataattaagatctagtctcttagcaagttgggttataatacagtattgttgttTATAGTCATTTCCAGGACTTGTTTATCTACTAATTGCAACTTTGTACCCTTAAACTATATGTCTATTTTGAGCTTAAAGGAATTTAGAGAGCTCTATGCTTAGTTTTTCATTTGTCAGATAAAAAAATCCAGTATATGTtcacaaaattaattcaaagagtGATTTTCTTAAACTCATAACATGAGAACTTAAAAGTGTGTCTTAAAAGAACTTAAAAGTGGGTCTCTTGATTTCTAATTCAAGTTATTTCTTTTATATCAATGGTTCACAAATACTATAGACTGTGCAGACTCATGACAAAGTTTTTATGGGGCTATTTTCAGGGCAGCAAAACGAGATAAACaagaacaaaataatattaatatttatgttaGGTATTCTTGCCAAGGAGTTTTCACTGGGAAAAGTagtttattttgacttttttttttctaatgggaTTGTGTTTATTTGAATTCCTTTATTTGGAAATGGTATATTCATtcttgaaaagaaaatgtttgaggttttttgttttattttccagtcCAGCAATAATGGCATGGCTCAGCATTTCTTCTgggaatgcattttttaaaaatttaaagaatattttaaattgcagttgacaataaatattattttgtattagcttcAAGGTATACAGCATATTTGCATAAATggggaagaattttttaaaaaatgattacttCACTACTTCATGAGCCAGATAAAAATAAACCGCACTGTTTTTTGTAAGTCACTGCTCTTTGGCAACCAAAATGAATCAGACCTACTGCTTACCACATGGACATTTGCCTATTTCCAAAACTCAAATTGACTCTCAAAGGACAAAGAATTTCTATTTGTCTAGAGAACAttataataagtgaaataagctagacacAGAAAtccaaatactgtatgatcttcCCTAAGTGTGGAATCTAAACCAGCTGAACTCATGGAAACAGACTAGAATGGCAGTTGCTGAGGCTCGAGGTGGGGCATATGGAGGTATGTTGACCAAAGGgtataaactttcagttataagatgaagaAGTTCTGGGGATTtaatgcacagcatggtgaccgtagtatataatattatatttttgtgtatttgaAATTGTCTAAGAGCATAGATATTAAAtgctctcaacacacacacacacacacacacagaaagagagagagagagagagagagagagagagagagagagagagagagagagtaaataaatatatgaggTGATGCATAGTAGCTTGATTGGGGCATCACTTcacaatgtatatatatatcaaaacatGGTATTATATACCTTCAATATATGAGGTGTTTATCtgtcaattataccttaataaagctgGGGAAAtaagaatttctattttttaatatattcaagaAAATGTAGCCCAAAGTGTGAAGGTATTGACTGAAGAGCAGTTAAAAAAGGCTGCAGTGATGGCAGGATTACTAGGATAAGTGTATAGCCACCTCttgcttctagaaaaaaaaaactagcagTGGGCAGATGAAAGTAATCTGACAGGCTTGTTAAAAATGACTCTCTTTCCATACTATGGTGTCTAGTGTCTGATGAATATTAAACATACTCAAGTTACTCATGAGTAAAATTCAATCAATAGTTTTTCCTAAGGGACAATATCATAGTTCTGTATTCCTTATACTTAATCAGTTTCCCCCCTTCCCCAGTATTCACTACCTTGGTTCATAGCTATGAACAGTTGATAGAATTTGCATGAAAATTTTGGAATGGGATAGGCAGTAGACAGGCACAAAACTTAGACAAGAGAAAGCTGTATTAACATACTCaaagttgtgtgtgtggtttttttaatggAATCTGAAAAATGTGACATAGAAGAAAGTTGAGTTAGAACACGTAGTTCGGTGGCTTCAAATTACATATAGAGACTTTTACTGATAAACTCATGAGAGTCACTTTTTAATTTGCTGAATACATGAGAGAATGTTCAGAATATCACCAGTTCAAaatgtttcagaaatatttttcttaaacttttcatTATTTATGTCTATCACAATCTTGCATAAGGAAGGTCTGCCTGATTAAGCAAAGTATCATGTATGCACCTTATGTTTAATACATAAGTATTAATTCATgatatttaaagataattttcttgATTGCCTGGAATAGTTGAAAACATCTAATACGGGTTGTGCCACATTTTAGAGTTAAGAAAATTGAAGGTCCATGGGAAAGTGGCCCATGATCACACAGCAAAATAGGACCAGAATACAAATGTCTTCTTTCTACCAACACCACTTCTATTTTATATGAAAGCAAAGATGATAGAAAGATACAGTGGAGGAAAAGGCTTGAAGGACTCCCTAAGTGAGGTATAGGGAGAGGGTAAAGGAGACAAAACAGAGGAATGCagagtttaaaagaaagaactgGGAAAATCATAGAAGCCAAGAGTAGAGAAGAGATAGAAGGTTGTCTGACCCTGAGAGATGATCTTAGGGTCACTCACAGATGTCACATGTGTTGTAAGCCCAGGTGGAGACCATGCACATGGTGTTCTCGCTGGGAGGTTCTTTGGGCAAGCTGACCAGTTTCACGTAGTCATTGACTTCAATGTATCTTTCCAACTTGATCAACATTAGGTTATTCTCAATAGAAGTGATTGAGAAGTACGGATGATTAATCATCTTCGAATAGCCAACCACTTGTACATCTTGTTCAGTGAGGCTTGATGGGTTTGTAACCCCCAATACCACCTTAAGATTCCTGGAACAATATGGGTGTTCTTGAGAGGACTTAACAGAGATGGCTTATCcatccttctggccctttattaGCTCCTCCCCACAGACTTATTTCTCTATTACTGAACATCCCCAGAAGGCCTCCCTAAATCCCATTTAATTAATCAGACCCAGGCAGGGTCCTGTTCCCAACCTGAGCATCCTGAGAATAGAGGGTCATTGGGGGCTTATTACTCACAGTAAGTTGCAGCTTGAAGCTGTAATCACCCACAGGGGGTGGATCAGGACTCCAGTGCAGGGCAAGTAATCAGATTTCAAATAGACCAAATAGGGGGGAGTGATGTCATGTATGTAATCTGGGTCATAGGCCAAAGCACCTGTAAAAGAGAAGCATAGACAGGaaattctaagatttttttcagagatcacttgaaaaaacaaaggaaaattccTTAATAGACCCAAATTTCCCTATCCTTCTCTCCAATATCTTCAACTGTAAGCTGAATTTGTAATCTGGCTTACTTTGTTGTAGAATattaagaaaactagaggcctggtgcacgaaatttgtgcagggggagggggatgtcccccggcccggcctgcaccctcttgcaatctgggaccccttgggtagggttcctaggcctggctggtgatcagggcctatcggggctttctttcccccagctgccagcttccagcagctggccccgccactgccactgtttGCCATTTGTAtggtgctgccccctccccatcccctgctaccagttgcctcccactgcgggcgacaggcatggggtgcaatTGCTTGGCTGGctttggcctccctctgtggggcgattgctGGCTGGTCCCGCACACCTGCCACAACGTTGTTGGccagtagcctgggcctccctctgtggggcaatcatggggtgatggcagcccccccccaaccaatcacatagcacccgccttggctggcctggcaccagtgcgtgtcatagcgtgaTCGTCTGGAGGATCAtctggacagtcgttctgctgttcagtcgttcagtcgatttgcatattatgcttttattattatatttatagaaacatatttatttcaaaagataAAAGGTGTTTTCCCTTTCAGTCATCAGTACGTATTGTTCCAATGAAAACACAGGCTTTCTCAAATACCTTCCACAATTTAGTGGACATATGTTAAATTAACGCTTAAAGAACTTCACTATTTTTATCCGTTTTAGAATGCTTTAACCAATCTCATCCCGTCCTCCCAACAGCAATGTAAGGAAAAATGATATGAGCCATTTAAAGAACAGACCAAATACTAACAGAGTCTAAGGAGGGGAAATCACCCATTCATTCAAAAAGAAAACCAGGCTGTTCGAAGTGCTTGGGCTATATAgtgaaaaatacagagaaatatcTCTGCTCTTATACATTCTAATGAATGGAGACATTCAGTAATAACAAACATAATACACAATAAATG
This DNA window, taken from Myotis daubentonii chromosome 10, mMyoDau2.1, whole genome shotgun sequence, encodes the following:
- the LOC132211448 gene encoding probable inactive serine protease 58 yields the protein MKFILFWVILNLPRALAYDPDYIHDITPPYLVYLKSDYLPCTGVLIHPLWVITASSCNLLNLKVVLGVTNPSSLTEQDVQVVGYSKMINHPYFSITSIENNLMLIKLERYIEVNDYVKLVSLPKEPPSENTMCMVSTWAYNTCDISKDPDSLQNVNISVISKTNCRNAYKSYDITKSMLCLGIVPGRRQPCKEVTAAPAVCNGILQGILTFTDGCVLRADVGIYTRIFNYIPWIENTIRNN